Below is a window of Humulus lupulus chromosome 2, drHumLupu1.1, whole genome shotgun sequence DNA.
TCCTAAAGTTAAAAAGCGATCCAAAAagctttttttaataaaataaaaaataaaaaatcttccAAATCTGTGTTCGGTGCATACTATCCAGTGGTTTTGCTTGGCTACTCATAGTGAACTCCGCCCACGTCGTGTACATAAAGACCAAACTCTTCAATCTGAGCGTATCTGCAAACTGCTACCACTGGGGCGTTACCTTTATCAACCTTGCAAACGACTGCGTTTTGTAGCTCCCAATGCAAAAAAACGCCGAGGCTGGTACGTATCAGAAAGCGAGGAAAGAAAAGCAGTAGTCTCTTTCTTCGACTTACCATGCGTATGCAGCTTTGCCAGGTGCCGAGTTTCACATCTATCAAAGCCTTTAATTTATCAATACACCATGCAAAATGTAGTGACCGTTTCCTAGCTAGCTATATGATGACTCTCCTTAATTTTGGCCTCTATCTTCAATCATCGATCACCACCTTTCGCTATAAATACTTCGTCCATTCTCTTATTATCTTCATCACCCTGTTttctaactctctctctctctctctttctatctatatatttaagatatatatacTTTCTGTCaaatctttcttcttcttttttttccgtGAAAAGTTTCGACAATGCGGGAAAGGATTCAGGATACTCTTGCTGCTCACCGCAATGAACTTGTTTCTCTTCTCTCTCGGtaatacatgcatatatatatatttatgtttatatgcatatgcatgttacatgcaagcaTAATCTTGATTTTTgatcatatgtatatatacatcgTACGTGTGTGTATGTATGTGTACCTAGAGTATTACATGCATGTTCATAATTTATTCGGATAAACATCGATCAACAAAAGAATATGCTTGTGTTTTTCTCTGACTCTCTGTTTTCTAGACACAAAAAAGAGAGAGATCTACAACTAAAAAGTTTGTCCATGAAGAGTTCTTAGGTTCTTTGATGTAGTAATCATGAGTTTTAGCTCTGAGATGTGAAACTAATCTTTTTGTCTTTGACATGTGTGTCGTTGTTTGcatatgtgtatataaatatatatatatatatatatgtatatacatgtaGGTATGTTGCTCAGGGAAAAGCGATTCTACAGTCTCATCAGCTAATAGACGAGCTGAACAATATCGTTAAAGAAGATGAAGGCATGCAAAAGCTCAAGGACAGTCCTTTTAACAAAGTTTTACAGTCCGCACAGGTGAACTAAAACTTAACCTTTGCTCACTTATTATAATAACTACTCACAGTAAAGAAATATTAATCAACAGAGTTCAATATGTATGTGTTATATATCTATAGGAAGCTATTGTTCTACCACCTTTTGTGTGCATTGCAATTCGTCCAAGACCTGGGGTTTGGGAATACGTACGTGTTAATGTTTATGAACTCAGTGTGGATCATTTGAGTGTGGCAGAGTACCTTAAATTCAGAGAAGAACTTGTGGAAGGACAGTAAGGCTTCTTCTTTTCTCCTTTTTCAAATGTTTGGATCACTCAATATTTTTCTTTACTCTATTTACATGGGAACAAACGTAATTAAATCTATGTTTACTTTTTATAGGAGAAATGGAAATTATGTGCTCGAACTTGATTTGGAGCCATTTAATGCTACGTTTCCAAGACCAACTCGGTCCTCTTCCATTGGAAATGGGGTTCAGTTTCTCAATCGTCATCTTTCTTCGATTATGTTTCGTAACAAAGAAAGTTTGACACCCTTGCTTGATTTTCTTCGTGCACATAAACATGATGGCCGTGTAAGTTATagtttgttttttcttcttcttgtatATTCGCAGTGGTTCATAAAgatgaattaattatcttatatTATTCTGTATAGGCAATGATGTTAAACGATCGGATTCAAAACATATCCAGACTTCAATCTGCTCTTGTAAGGGTAGAGGAACATCTTTCTAAGCTCCCACTAGCAACACCATATTCTGAGTTTGAATTTGAGTAAGCAACTACTGATCATTAATCTTCTTCAGATTATAGTACCCCCAACTTTGTTTGAAGTTGTCATCTTGCTTTGTTTGAGCAGCTTACAAGGAATGGGATTCGAGAGAGGTTGGGGTGACACGGCTCAGAGCGTGTCAGAAATGGTCCATTTGCTCTTGGAGATTCTTCAAGCTCCTGACCCTTCAACTTTAGAAACATTTCTTGGGAGAATTCCTATGGTTTTCAATGTTGTAATTGTGTCTCCACATGGCTACTTTGGCCAAGCAAATGTACTTGGTTTGCCAGACACAGGTGGACAGGTATCCTAAACTTTGTGGTAACAAATCTCTAATTGGAAACTTTAAATGCTGATTAATAATTTGGATGTGGGTTTTGCTTAGTTCTAGCTCTTTTTATGTTCTCTTCTCGTAAATTTATGATGCCTCTGCTACTCTGACTCTATAAAGTTTACTTTCCTCTTTACCAATAACAAGTTTATTTTCAGATTGTTTATATACTTGATCAAGTGCGTGCTTTGGAAAGTGAGATGCTTCTTAGAATACAAAAGCAAGGACTAGATATTGTTCCGAAAATTCTCATTGTAAGATACATATAACCAACCTATCTTCCAATTTTGGATCTTTATTATAATCCTTAAACTTAAGCTGCATTACATTTCATTCATTTGgttcatttatatgaatggtggTTTAAGGTTACTCGGCTCATACCTGATGCAAAAGAGACAACATGCAACCAAAGATTGGAAAAGATCAGTGGAACAGAACATACTTTCATTCTAAGGGTGCCTTTTAGGACTGAGAATGGGATTTTGAAGAAGTGGATTTCAAGGTTTGATGTCTGGCCTTACTTGGAAACCTTTGCAGaggtaattaaataattatgtattatatacaACATTTCTTGTTTAAAGTTAATATCCCTGCACTAGCTTGAGGCAGGCTTATAGATAAAGTACTTTTAGTGAAGAAAATTGTAGTATGTTTGAGAAGTTTAGCATATATTCTAATTGATTCTATTTCCTATGTCCATATCAGGATGTATCAAACGAAATTTCTGCTGAGCTGCAAGGTGTTCCAGATCTAGTCATAGGGAACTATAGTGATGGAAACCTTGTTGCAACTTTGCTATCTTATAAGCTAGGAATTACCCAGGTTTGAATTAATTCAATCGAATTATGTATATAAAAAGATAGCAAATAAAGTGCTGGTTTCACactaaattgattttttttttcatttagtgTAATATCGCTCATGCATTGGAGAAGACTAAGTATCCTGATTCAGATATCTATTGGAAAAAGTACGAGGACAAGTACCATTTTTCAAGTCAGTTTACTGCTGATCTTATTGCAATGAACAATGCTGATTTTATCATTACCAGTACATACCAAGAGATTGCAGGAAGGTACGTATGTGAGACTTAATTTATCTTTACTTCTCTAAGACTAGAGAAATTGCAAGCTGAAAAAATATTGTACTCATATATTTGGTTCTCATTTTCTCTTAAGCCACAACAATGTTGGACAGTATGAAAGCCACACGGCTTTCACTCTTCCTGGACTTTATAGAGTTGTTCATGGCATTGATGTCTTCGATCCCAAGTTCAACATCGTCTCTCCAGGTGCAGACATGGCGATATACTTTCCTTACTCAGAGAAGGAAAACAGACTCACTTCTTTACATGGTTCCATTGAACAACTCGTATATGGTGTTGAGCAGAACGATGAGCATGTGTAagtacatgtatatatacatgtataattTTTCCATAGAAAATAATTCATGTTATAAATCTTAATACTATATTCTCAATAACTATGATGTAGTGGTTTCTTGAGTGACAAGACAAAGCCAATCAtcttttccatggcgagacttgACAGAGTGAAGAACTTAACAGGACTTGTAGAGTGCTATGGTAAGAGCACCAAGCTAAGAGAGCTAGTAAATCTTGTTGTGGTTGGAGGGTACATAGATGTGAACAAGTCCCGGGACAGAGAAGAAGTAGATGAGATAGAAAAGATGCATAGTCTCATTGAACAATACAAGTTGAAAGGTCAGTTCAGATGGATATCAGCACAGATGAACCGTGCTCGAAATGGTGAACTCTATCGCTACATTGCAGACACCAGAGGTGCTTTTGTTCAGGTACGTCTTAGACCCTGGTAAAATTCATGGGAATATTGGACATATATAGTCTTATTACGAAATATTTGATCCAATATCAACTCATGCATATGCAGCCAGCGTTCTATGAAGCTTTTGGTCTGACTGTTGTGGAGTCTATGACATGTGGTCTTCCCACATTTGCAACATGCAACGGTGGTCCAGCGGAGATAATTGAGCATGGTGTTTCAGGGTTCCATATTGATCCTTATCATACTGATCAAATGGCTGAGCTTTTGATTGGCTTCTTTGAACGATGCCAGAAGGAACCTGAACACTGGGACAGAATCTCTGCTGCTGGCCTAAAACGAATCTATGAAAGGTTTAAATACCATACACACGaagtatatatttatgtatatgagACTACCACATTTGAAGtatattatctatatatatataacttgctATATGTTACATGTCATATAATTTAGGTACACTTGGAAGATATACTCAGAGAGACTTCTAACATTGGCTGGGGTTTATGGGTTTTGGAAATATGTTTCGAAGCTTGAGCGGCGAGAGACAAGGCGATACTTAGAAATGTTTTACACACTCAAGTTCAGAGATTTGGTAAGTAATTCATATAGATGAGTTTTCAATTTGTTTTGATAAATTTAATGATCTGTggacaaaattatatatatttaaataggAAAAAATAATAATGTAAACATTTATGATCACCATTCATGACACGATTATTTATTAAAGAATACTCGTTAATTGTCCACAAttaatgtttttcttttttaagtACGTAGTTGCGAAATTTCAAAAAGATTAATTGAAATGGAAAAAATACAGTAACAATTTTCTTacgtatatttttatttataaatttcatATGATAAGTACAAGGAAGTTCAGTTAAGTCATAGTTGATttgataaatttatttaattttggctCTTGTTTTGTTGTGATTGTGCTTTAGGTGAAGAACATTCCATTGGCAGTTGATGATCAGCATTGAGCTATATATGTATGTGCACGTAGTCCAAATAAGCCATCGATCTAAGCTTTGCATTTTGTTGTCGTTTGTTGTTTAAATTGTCGTACGTTGAACTATATATGTTGTGTGTTTTgcgttttgttttgtttttgtttttttttttgtttttttgagaGGGTGTTTTTGTTTTCATTTGGTTGGTGGCATTTACGTTGTAACTCGTAGTAGTCGGTGTGTTTGACTTATCGTCATTTTTATACTTTCCTCTAAAGACATGTCTTCCTGCATAATATGTTTAATTAAGCTAAGAAATTAGAGCCTATGAATTATAATTAACAAGGACTTAGCTCGAGTAAAAATGAAATGACACGTCACAATTGAAACCACAAATTTAGGTTATGAAAAATGGAGGTTTTGAATAGCTATTTCAATAGATTTCTCTCTCAATCAGTGGCTTTAAAGCAGTGGAGCAAATTTATCGAACAGAGAGAATGCTCAGATAAAAGCTCTAGAGCAGCACTGTGTTGAGAAATAGAATTCAAGCTTGTTGCGTATAGCAGAATTGTGGTCCCAAGCATAACCATTTCATGTTGCTGCCACTAAATTAGTTGTACAAAAATATTCATTTTGTTATGATTTTGTAAAGGTTGTTAGAATATTCTGTATATGTGTTGATTGCCCTTTGTGGCTCTTTGTATTTTTTACCAGTGTATATATAAAGCAAGCTACACTCCAGCCTAATTTGAGCTGAGTATTTTTCATTTCTACTCctccttctcttctcttttttcctACTGTACTTGTTTTCAAACTTGGTATCAGACGCCATTCCAGACCTTTGCCTCTCATGTCAACCGAAGGTGGTGTGCAAACCCCTCACTCTGGGTCTCCCGATGCCCCTGCTTCTAGCCATGTCTCTACTCCTATATCCTCCTCCGTTGTTCCTTCGTCAACTGTTCAGATTCCGCAATTCGGAAGCACCCTCAATCAACCCTTTGCTCTCAAGCTTGACAGCAACAACTTCTCGTTATGGGAAACGATGGTCTCTGTCATCGTTCGTGATCATCGCCTCGACGGATTCCTCACCGGCGCGAATCTTAAGCCTCCTGAATTTCTTCCCCTTGACCTAGCGACTATGGCGGCTTCTCCGACTGTTAACCTTGATTTTGAACAGTGGATTGTTCATGACCAACTTCTTCTCGATTGGGTCTACGGTTCTATGACGGAATCCATCGCTACCGAGGTAATGGGTTGTGCTTCCTCTTCTGCCCTTTGGATTAGTCTCGAGGCTCTCTATGGTGCTCATTCCAAGTCTCGAATGGATGAACTTCACACTCTGATTCAGAAAACTCGCAAGGGCTCCCTCTCCATGCCTAAATATCTTCATCAAAAGTGTCAATGGGTTGATGTTCTAGCCCTTGCAGGTTACTCGTACCCTGATAAACACCTTATTGCCAATGTTTTTTCTAGTTTAGATATTGAATATCTGCCTATTGTTGTTCAAATTGAGGCCCGTCCTTCTCTTTCCTGGACAGAGTTACAAGACATTCTTTTTAGCTTTGACAGTAATATGGCTCGACTCAGAGTTCTTTCTGGGTCCTCGAAAGTGCCTCCTCTGTCGCCTATTCCTCAGGCTCACCTTGCACACAAACCTTCGTCTCCTCACACCGATAGAAATAGCACCCTCACATCCTATGATCACATGATCTAAAGCTGGGATATTTAAGCCTAAGGTGTATCTCAGCCAGTCCAAATGGCATCCAATTTCTAAGGAACCGAAGTCCATTGCAGCTGCCTTATCCCATGTTGGCTGGAAACAGGCTATGTCCGAGGAACATAAGGCTCTCACTCAAAACGGCACATGGACACTTGTATCTGCTACTCCTCACATGAACATTGTTGGATGTAAACGGGTCTTCAAAGTGAAAAGAAATTCAGATGGTACCTTTCAACGATATAAAGCCCGTCTTGTCGCCAAAGGATTGCACCAACGTCCTGGTCTTGATTTTGGAGAGACTTTTAGTCTTGCTATTAAGGCATCGACCGTTCACATCGTCCTCACCATTGTCGTTTCTCACAGCTGGGCAATTTGTCACCTTGACATTAATAATGCTCTCCTTAACGGCCACATTGATGAAGAAATTTTCATGAGTCAACCACTGGGTTTTGAAGACATTGAGAAGCCCCAACATGTGTGCAAACTACACAAATCTCTCTATGGGCTTAAATAAGCCCCTCATGCTTGGTTTGACAGATTAAAAGCCACCTTGCTCAGCTGGAACTTTATAAATTCTCGGGCAGATTCTTCCTTGTTCTTTTATAATCGCCAAGGCACTATTGTCATTGTTCTCATTTACGTGGATGATATAATCATCACAGGGAATCGCATGGAGACCATCACTGGCTTCATAACTCGGCTACATAACATTTTTGCTCTCAAGGATCTTGGTGATTTGCATTTTATCCTCGGCATTGAAGTTCACCGAGACATTACTGGTCTTTATTTATCTTAGTCCAAGTATATTGAAGACCTTCATAAATGGAGAAAAATGACACATGTGAACTCATATCTCACTCCAATGGCCATGGGGAAACCTCTTTCCATTTCAGATGGTGATTTACTCACGGAACGCAGCATGTATCGAAGCATCATAGAAGGTCTCCAATACTTAACTTACACTCAGCCTGACATTAACTTTGTTGTCAACAAGCTTAGCTAATTCCTAAGAGCTCCTACTAATGTCCATTGGAGTGTTGTAAAATTGGTGCTAAGGTACCTCAAAGGAACTATTGAGTATGGTCTTCACATCAAGTACAGTAGTCACCTCAATATAATTGGATATTCAGATGCACATTGGGCATGTTGCCCGAATGATCGAAGGTCTGTCGCTGACTATTGTGTGTATCTTGGAGAAACTCTAGTCTCATGTTCACCTAAAAAACAAGTTGTTGTGTCTCGCTCAAGCATGGTGTCCGAATACAGAGCACTAGCCCGTGTTGCAGCAGAAATATCGTGGATTCAAGGATTTCTTCAAGAACTTGGGCTGCTTGCTCCATTGTCCCTGTCACTTGGTGTGACAATCTCAACGCTAGTGCTCTCGCCTCCAATCCTGTATATCACGCCCGAATGAAACATATTGAGTTGGATATCCACTTTGTTAGAGATAAAGTTCTGCAGAAGAAGCTTAAAGTCAGGTTCATACCATCACATGACCAAATAACAGATTGTTTAACTAAAAGTTTGGCACCAACCAGATTTCAATTTCTTGTGGACAAACTTGGCGTTGCTCACTCACCGCTGCGTTTGAGAGGGGATTTTGAGAAATAGAATTCAAGCTGGTTGTGTATAACAAAATTGTGGTCCCAAGCGTAACTATTTCATGTTGGTGCCACTAAATATTCTTTCTGTTATTATTTGTAAAGGCTGTTAGAATATTTTGTACATGTGTTGATTGCCCTTTGTGGCTCTTTGTATTCTTTACCAGTGTATATATAAAGCAAGCTACACTCCAACCTAATTTGAGCTGAGTATTTTTCActccttctcttctctcttttccGACTGTATGTGTTTTCAAACTCATTGGTTTCGATCCAAAATGGTCTATTTCTAACAAATCTTTTCAAGAGGGGGGAATCTTCACTCCAATTGGCTACCCAGAACTGTTGGGCTAGTTATGAATGTAGTTTTTTTCTGACATCATTTGGAAAAATCTTTTGGGCTCTGAAATAAGACTCTAGCTACTTCTACATGGATCAGCGTATAAACAATACTTCACCACGTGAGAATAAGTTCCAAATTATTTCCAAGTGGATGAAGAATGTTTGTCCTCAATCAAGGAGCACCTTGTCCAGAAGCGTGTGCTAATTCTCACATGGATTTCATGAAAAAATGTGACCATCCCCTTTGAAAGAATGAGGAAATCTTTGTTTCCATTCCTTTAAAGTCATTCTAGAATAAATCTTGTACATCAACACATGGTCAACAAGGAATGCGACGAACTCAAAACACAAGGACTAATTGAAGACATTGAATCTCCATGGGCATGTCACGCCTTCTATGTTAGGTCTAAACAAATTCAAGGCAAACAAAGATTGATGATAAACTTTTAATTTTGGCAGATGATAAGTTATCTTTGCCCAATTGAAATTCATTATTCTCTAGCCTATCCAAATCAAAGGTATTTTCAAAGCTCGAATTGGAAGCAGGATTTTAGCAATTGGGAATCAAGGATGAGGATAGGCCTAAAACACCATTCTTTATTCTAACCCACCTCTTCCAATAGACTCTTATGTCATTTGGGCTTAAGACAGCTTCATCCCTTTTCTAAAACGCCATGAACAAAATCTACATTCCAATATTACACCAAACCTTGGTCTATATCAATGACATTCTACTTTTTTCCCCAGATATCAAATCCTAATTTAAAATCCTAACCTAATTTACAAAAATCATAGAAAAGTAAGAAATAGTGCTCTCGAAAAGAAAAATGATTGTGGGTCAATCAAAAATTGAATTCTTAGGAATGAAGTTACACAATGGCATGTACGAAGCCCAGCCACACATAGCCTAAGAACTGCTAAATTTCCTAAATAAAAGCCTCACAAAAACCCCAAGTGTAACATTTCTTAGGAATTATAAATTACCTTAGAGACTTTGTACCCCACTTGTCCAAACGATCGTAAGCCCATTAACCAAAATGCTCCAAAAATATTCTCCATCGTGAGCTAAAGAGAAAACAGAAGCAATAAAGAAGTTGAAAGAGATGATGCAAGACCTACCACCCGTACAAATTCATTCACATGGCAAAAGAATCTTCCAGACTGACACAAGTGACAGATATTGAAGAGTGTGGTTCCACTTGAGAAGGATATCCATAACAAAAGAAAAGTTAATGAATACAAAAGTAACGTGTTCAAAGATTAACAACTCCACTATCACTCTACCATCAAGGAAATTCTTGTAATTAAAATAGAAATTATGAAATCTAAATTTCATCTCATCGACCATAAATTCCTAGTGGAAACAGATTTATTTTCTTTACAATCAAAATTAACtcaaaaaatacataatattaaCTAATAATATTACATAAGTGAAGGAAAAAATATGAGAAGATATTACATAATTTATGTAAATTATCATAAGGATAGGAGGTAGAAGATTAAAATCTCAAGATTTAAATAATGTTCAAAACATTTGTCCTAAATTCCTCCCTCATAAGAACACTTTGGGAATACTCTCTAGAAATGTTTCTAAGGATTTATCAAGTCTTCTCTCATACTCAGCATAGTGTTCTAAAgacgagcatgtcatcacaaGTATTTTTCAAGTGAGCAAAATGGTCTCtattaattgagttttggttcaccctttgaatttcaaactccAACAACACCCATGGATGTTtacaatgattaattgggtatttGTGGGATTAAAaagaagatttgggagttacttgtaGTTATTCACACGTTTAAATTGTTGTAAATTTGGTTGTTAGCCTCCTGGGTCGCAGCCTGGAGGTGTTGGGTAACCTCCAGGTTTTGCATTTTTGCCACAAAAAATGTCTCAATTCAATCTCTTTTGATTTTAACTTTCATTCACCTAATGGTAGTCAAAATCACATCTCCGGTGACTATTAAACATAATAGCTCATGACATTTAAGATTAGAAatgtgtaactcttattttacacatTATTTGGTGATCATTTTAGGAGTTAcaagagttacaaatttgtaaccagaTGTCCTCGTTAAATAAATGTTACATTTTGACAAAGTATGATTTTGTCACACCTCTTAATTTGACAAAACATTATTTTATCACACCTCTTAATTTATCACatagtcatttaatcaaaatactaagttatttttaaaataatataacaattagaCACCTCCAACTTAAAGGTCATAAGCCTTGTCACAAGATTTGACATGTCTATAATGTACTCACATATATTCTACCATTGTGTTATCACAAGTTCACTTGTGTATATAGTGTTTAAGTGTTTTGGTAGAGATAGTATATTGACACAATGCTAGTCTATATAGTGAGAGCCAACCTCAATGAAACCTCTATTTGACGTTCACTTTTTCCTTAGCATGATATTGTTTGAGATTGATTCTTAATATAAAGATTTTGCTATATGCATCTGTATACACCCTTCCCTATACTAAGGGAATCTCTGTCATTTTAGACTATTTTTTTCATTACATACTGATACAAAAGAAACGCAGAGGTGCCTTTTCAGACTTCAGGGAATCTATGTGGTATTCAGGTAATCTTTGTTGTCTTCAGAATTCTCTGTTATCTTTAGGAATCTCTGTTGTATTCATGGAATCTCTATTGTCTACAGGAATCTCTGCAAACTTCAGTACTTTATTTTCTGGAACATTATAGTTACCTAGGCAAATATGTTCAGAAGAACTGGGTGTATCACATGGGAGAATCTTCTCAGAGGTCACATGGGTGGGTAAGTTACCATTTGATGATGGGTTCATGACAAGGGCTAAGATTCATGCAGTAGTCATCATTGTCATTTTCATCGAACATACTTGGTCCTCTACATTTTGGTGAGGTGGGCCTTTTGGTGATTAGTGATAGTCATCTTATTATTTCTTCAACAAGTTCATTTAATGAGGTTGTTAGTGAGCATGAGATAGGGTATCCAGATGTTGTGAGTCTTGGAATCTTTGTTGTCTTTAGGATTCTCTGTTATCTTTAGGAATATATGTGGTATTCAGAGAATCTCTATTGTCTTCACGAAACTCTGAAACTTTAGTACTTTATTTTCTGGAACACACTAGTTACCTAGGCAAATTTTTTCAGAAGAACTGGGTGTGTCACATGATCGAATCTTCTCATAGGTCACATGGGTGGGTCAGTTACCATTTGATGATGGGTTCATGACTAGGGTTAAGATTCATGCAATAGACATCACTGTCATTTTCATCGAACATACTTGTTCCTCTATGTTTTGGTGAGGTGGGCCTTTCGGTGATTAGCAATAGTCTCctcattttttcttcatcaacCTCATTTAACAAGGTTTTTGGTGATCATGAGCATAGGGTATCTGGGTGTTATGAGTCTTGGAAGATAGAATCATTATAATCAACCTCATTTTCTGAGTAATGTTGATTGTAATAATCCACATCTTTCTCCATCTTAATCGAGTAGTCTGTCGGATACTATTCCCAAGGTGCATCATCTTTTAGTCGTGGCCATATTTCTTCAAGAATTATGTCATTTGTATTGAACAAAAATTTCTCAAATTGTTTGTGCTCGGGGTTCCCAATTACAACCATTGGGTGTTTGTTGGTTCTACTTAGGCATTTGATGTAAATGATAAGTAAGGGTTAACATTTAGCCTTAGCAATAGGATGGTGTAGCACTTTTTTGCATTTTCTACATTT
It encodes the following:
- the LOC133816724 gene encoding sucrose synthase 2-like, which codes for MRERIQDTLAAHRNELVSLLSRYVAQGKAILQSHQLIDELNNIVKEDEGMQKLKDSPFNKVLQSAQEAIVLPPFVCIAIRPRPGVWEYVRVNVYELSVDHLSVAEYLKFREELVEGQRNGNYVLELDLEPFNATFPRPTRSSSIGNGVQFLNRHLSSIMFRNKESLTPLLDFLRAHKHDGRAMMLNDRIQNISRLQSALVRVEEHLSKLPLATPYSEFEFDLQGMGFERGWGDTAQSVSEMVHLLLEILQAPDPSTLETFLGRIPMVFNVVIVSPHGYFGQANVLGLPDTGGQIVYILDQVRALESEMLLRIQKQGLDIVPKILIVTRLIPDAKETTCNQRLEKISGTEHTFILRVPFRTENGILKKWISRFDVWPYLETFAEDVSNEISAELQGVPDLVIGNYSDGNLVATLLSYKLGITQCNIAHALEKTKYPDSDIYWKKYEDKYHFSSQFTADLIAMNNADFIITSTYQEIAGSHNNVGQYESHTAFTLPGLYRVVHGIDVFDPKFNIVSPGADMAIYFPYSEKENRLTSLHGSIEQLVYGVEQNDEHVGFLSDKTKPIIFSMARLDRVKNLTGLVECYGKSTKLRELVNLVVVGGYIDVNKSRDREEVDEIEKMHSLIEQYKLKGQFRWISAQMNRARNGELYRYIADTRGAFVQPAFYEAFGLTVVESMTCGLPTFATCNGGPAEIIEHGVSGFHIDPYHTDQMAELLIGFFERCQKEPEHWDRISAAGLKRIYERYTWKIYSERLLTLAGVYGFWKYVSKLERRETRRYLEMFYTLKFRDLVKNIPLAVDDQH